In Actinomadura citrea, a single window of DNA contains:
- a CDS encoding NAD(P)-binding domain-containing protein: protein MSDSASDVVIAGAGPYGLSTAAYLQNLGLDVRVIGEPMRFWDANMPLGMFLKSEPFASNLGAPQAGLRFTDRHPGWRVGQPIPLETFVEYGRWFAAEAVPGTEDAQVVNVEQGVAGGYLVTLSSGEAIAARAVVVAVGVGPFAHIPEQLAGMPSWLVSHSSAHSDLGLFAGKEVAVVGAGQSALETAVLLADAGARPHLIARRRVLDWNTVPEEHRSPRTLLRQGPRSGLGTGYRTWLWAERPGLVRYLPERTRRRIVRETLPPAGAWWLRDRLDERIRVSTGRLPAKAVEQDDGVALTTTDHEGRRLVTEVEHVIAATGYVPDVERLSLLAPELRDRIATRLGAPVLSRDFEASTPGLYFAGLAAAPTFGPVMRFVHGADFAARRIAHHIVRRTPRVRVPAGRPSGFLEPGTSSQR, encoded by the coding sequence ATGAGCGACTCGGCCAGCGACGTCGTCATCGCCGGCGCCGGGCCCTACGGCCTGTCGACCGCGGCCTACCTGCAGAACCTCGGGCTCGACGTCCGGGTCATCGGCGAGCCGATGCGGTTCTGGGACGCGAACATGCCGCTCGGCATGTTCCTCAAGTCCGAGCCGTTCGCATCCAATCTCGGGGCGCCGCAGGCGGGCCTGCGGTTCACCGACCGCCACCCCGGCTGGCGGGTCGGGCAGCCGATCCCGCTGGAGACGTTCGTGGAGTACGGGCGCTGGTTCGCCGCGGAGGCCGTCCCTGGCACCGAGGACGCGCAGGTCGTGAACGTCGAGCAGGGCGTCGCGGGCGGCTACCTCGTCACGCTGTCGTCGGGCGAGGCGATCGCGGCGCGCGCGGTCGTCGTCGCGGTCGGCGTCGGGCCGTTCGCGCACATCCCGGAGCAGCTGGCGGGCATGCCGTCCTGGCTCGTCTCGCACAGCAGCGCCCACAGCGACCTCGGCCTGTTCGCGGGCAAGGAGGTCGCGGTCGTCGGCGCCGGGCAGTCCGCGCTGGAGACGGCGGTGCTGCTGGCCGACGCCGGGGCGCGGCCGCACCTGATCGCCCGGCGGCGCGTCCTGGACTGGAACACCGTCCCCGAGGAGCACCGGTCGCCGCGCACCTTGCTGCGGCAGGGCCCGAGGTCCGGGCTCGGCACCGGGTACCGGACATGGCTGTGGGCGGAGCGGCCCGGGCTCGTCCGGTACCTGCCGGAGCGGACCCGGCGGCGGATCGTCCGCGAGACGCTCCCGCCGGCGGGCGCGTGGTGGCTGCGCGACCGGCTGGACGAGCGGATCCGCGTCTCGACGGGCCGCCTGCCCGCCAAGGCCGTCGAGCAGGACGACGGCGTCGCCCTCACCACCACCGACCACGAGGGGCGCCGCCTCGTCACGGAGGTCGAGCACGTCATCGCCGCCACCGGGTACGTCCCCGACGTCGAGCGGCTCAGCCTGCTCGCGCCCGAACTGCGCGACCGCATCGCCACCCGGCTCGGCGCGCCCGTGCTCAGCCGCGACTTCGAGGCGTCCACGCCAGGCCTCTACTTCGCCGGCCTCGCCGCCGCCCCCACCTTCGGGCCGGTCATGCGGTTCGTGCACGGCGCCGACTTCGCCGCGCGGCGGATCGCGCACCACATCGTCCGGCGGACGCCGCGCGTGCGGGTGCCGGCCGGCCGGCCGTCGGGCTTTCTGGAGCCGGGAACCTCGTCCCAGCGGTGA
- a CDS encoding PRC and DUF2382 domain-containing protein, which produces MQTQTQVRELMGMSVTDTHGTKVGTVKQVYLNDDSGSPEWVTVHTGWFGMRESFVPLSGAHKAEDALQVPYDKETIKGAPNVDADEHLSHAQIVDLYRHYGVRPPGGRRTGGEAETGTSETTESAGMAGAAGTAAATGTTDTSETTDTSDTTDTRGTAETRGTTGTAGTTGTTGTAGTAGAAGMAVHPERGKRGSAGERAAGRSMPPQSAREGAEAPMTEITRSEEQMRIGTERHEAGRVRVRKWIETEMVEQTIPVSHEEIRIDREPIAGGRPDPQVTIAEADQEIILYEERPVISKETVPVERVRLRTEQVQDEQTVRGELRKERIEVTRDDGARGPRREERGEGGGPSA; this is translated from the coding sequence GTGCAGACGCAGACACAGGTGCGGGAGCTCATGGGGATGAGCGTGACCGACACCCATGGGACGAAGGTCGGCACGGTCAAGCAGGTCTACCTCAACGACGACTCCGGTTCCCCGGAGTGGGTGACCGTGCACACCGGCTGGTTCGGGATGCGTGAGAGCTTCGTCCCGCTGTCCGGGGCCCACAAGGCAGAGGACGCGCTGCAGGTCCCGTACGACAAGGAGACCATCAAGGGCGCCCCGAACGTCGACGCCGACGAGCACCTGTCGCATGCGCAGATCGTGGACCTGTACCGGCATTACGGAGTGCGTCCCCCGGGCGGCCGCCGCACGGGCGGGGAGGCGGAGACGGGCACGTCCGAGACGACCGAGAGCGCGGGCATGGCGGGCGCGGCAGGCACGGCCGCCGCCACGGGCACCACCGACACGAGCGAGACCACCGACACGAGCGACACCACCGACACCCGGGGCACCGCCGAGACGAGGGGCACCACCGGAACGGCCGGAACCACGGGAACGACCGGGACCGCGGGGACGGCGGGCGCCGCCGGGATGGCCGTCCACCCCGAGCGCGGCAAGCGCGGCTCGGCCGGTGAGCGGGCCGCCGGGCGGTCCATGCCGCCCCAGTCGGCGCGCGAGGGCGCCGAGGCGCCGATGACCGAGATCACCCGGTCCGAGGAGCAGATGCGCATCGGCACCGAGCGGCACGAGGCCGGCCGCGTCCGGGTGCGCAAGTGGATCGAGACCGAGATGGTCGAGCAGACGATCCCGGTCTCGCACGAGGAGATCCGGATCGACCGCGAGCCCATCGCCGGCGGCCGTCCGGACCCGCAGGTGACCATCGCCGAGGCGGACCAGGAGATCATCCTCTACGAGGAGCGTCCGGTCATCTCCAAGGAGACCGTGCCGGTCGAGCGCGTCCGGCTCCGCACCGAGCAGGTGCAGGACGAGCAGACCGTCCGCGGCGAGCTCCGCAAGGAGCGGATCGAGGTCACGCGCGACGACGGCGCCCGCGGTCCCCGCCGCGAGGAGCGCGGTGAGGGCGGCGGCCCCTCCGCGTGA
- a CDS encoding Wzz/FepE/Etk N-terminal domain-containing protein, producing MRRAGRVGPAARRLRGWVTATVRRFGLPIAFVLAGFLGGLGYAVFAPTTYTATAFVLVVEARQGQSGPAAVSFAQAFGRLAPLPETLAYSSLPLPDGENGSTREHIQASTSPDTPLIKLAGSGRTAGDAAAFANAAADALVRYGTSHRSDTGVRVALMTLAEPPAAPSSPNLPLGVAVGTASGILLAGLAAAVMSGRRERAGRRERGRVPSAGGTAAIPGPVPTGRVEVGS from the coding sequence GTGCGTCGGGCCGGCCGGGTCGGCCCGGCCGCCCGGCGCCTGCGCGGGTGGGTCACCGCGACGGTCCGGCGCTTCGGCCTGCCCATCGCGTTCGTGCTCGCCGGGTTCCTCGGCGGGCTCGGCTACGCGGTGTTCGCGCCCACCACCTACACCGCGACGGCGTTCGTCCTGGTCGTGGAGGCCAGGCAGGGCCAGTCCGGCCCGGCGGCGGTCAGCTTCGCGCAGGCGTTCGGGCGGCTCGCGCCGCTCCCGGAGACCCTCGCCTACTCCTCGCTCCCGCTGCCGGACGGGGAGAACGGCTCCACCCGCGAGCACATCCAGGCGTCCACCTCGCCGGACACCCCGCTGATCAAGCTCGCGGGGAGCGGCCGGACGGCCGGCGACGCCGCCGCGTTCGCCAACGCCGCCGCCGACGCGCTCGTCCGGTACGGGACGTCCCACCGCTCCGACACCGGCGTCCGCGTCGCGCTGATGACGCTCGCCGAGCCGCCCGCCGCGCCGTCGTCGCCGAACCTGCCGCTCGGCGTCGCCGTCGGCACCGCGTCGGGGATCCTGCTCGCCGGGCTCGCCGCCGCCGTCATGAGCGGACGGCGCGAGCGGGCGGGCCGGCGGGAGAGGGGCCGCGTCCCCTCGGCGGGGGGCACGGCCGCCATCCCCGGTCCCGTCCCCACCGGACGGGTGGAGGTGGGCTCATGA
- a CDS encoding ATP-grasp domain-containing protein, which yields MFFDSRPRATRSRNVRLDPGLPVLLLRTDRNLFHHGTLAVIRSLGRAGVPVHAILEGRDNPSSRSRYLYRGHPWGPPAERADELLLHLRTIAERIGRPALLVPMDDAGAIFVAEHADGLQPHFVFPRQDPGVPRGVADKARLLEACHRHGVPCPPSLTPESAADVDEAAAALGLPLIAKWARPWRLRPGLRSTTLVPTLGELHRLFAATRDRHPDGGAGPLILQRRIPPAGGDWFFQGYFDDNGDCLFGGTGRKHLAHPPQAGHTVAGEWVANPDLERLAVRIVDLLGCRGLVDLDFRFDAAGGVHHLLDFNPRIGAQFRLFTDRDGLDLARVLHLHQSGRPVPDARPAPGRNLLVENHYLARSARRPRHGTPSRPASPRLPRLRPLRETLRPLRAADEFAWYAGDDLPPFLAMGRRSALRAVERLRTR from the coding sequence ATGTTCTTCGACAGCCGGCCGCGGGCCACCCGGTCCCGCAACGTGCGCCTCGACCCGGGCCTTCCCGTCCTGCTGCTGCGCACCGACCGCAACCTCTTCCACCACGGCACCCTGGCGGTGATCCGCAGCCTCGGCCGCGCCGGGGTCCCCGTGCACGCGATCCTCGAAGGGCGCGACAACCCCTCGTCCCGCTCCCGCTACCTGTACCGGGGGCACCCCTGGGGCCCGCCCGCCGAACGGGCGGACGAGCTGCTGCTCCACCTGCGGACCATCGCCGAGCGCATCGGCCGACCCGCGCTCCTCGTCCCGATGGACGACGCGGGAGCGATCTTCGTCGCCGAGCACGCGGACGGTCTCCAACCCCACTTCGTCTTCCCCCGCCAGGACCCCGGCGTCCCCCGCGGCGTCGCCGACAAGGCCCGGCTGCTGGAGGCGTGCCACCGGCACGGCGTCCCGTGCCCGCCGAGCCTGACGCCGGAGTCGGCCGCCGACGTCGACGAGGCCGCCGCCGCGCTCGGGCTGCCGCTGATCGCGAAATGGGCGCGGCCGTGGCGGCTGCGCCCCGGGCTGCGCAGCACCACGCTGGTGCCCACGCTCGGCGAACTGCACCGGCTGTTCGCCGCCACGCGCGACCGTCACCCGGACGGCGGCGCGGGCCCGCTCATCCTGCAGCGGCGCATCCCGCCCGCGGGCGGCGACTGGTTCTTCCAGGGCTACTTCGACGACAACGGCGACTGCCTGTTCGGCGGAACCGGCCGCAAGCACCTCGCGCACCCGCCGCAGGCCGGGCACACGGTCGCGGGGGAGTGGGTCGCCAACCCCGACCTCGAACGCCTCGCGGTCCGCATCGTCGACCTGCTCGGTTGCCGCGGGCTCGTCGACCTCGACTTCCGGTTCGACGCGGCCGGCGGCGTCCACCACCTGCTGGACTTCAACCCCCGCATCGGGGCGCAGTTCCGGCTGTTCACCGACCGGGACGGCCTCGACCTCGCGCGCGTCCTGCACCTGCACCAGTCGGGCCGGCCCGTCCCGGACGCGCGCCCCGCGCCCGGCCGCAACCTGCTCGTGGAGAACCACTACCTCGCGCGGTCGGCCCGGCGCCCGCGCCACGGAACGCCTTCGCGTCCCGCATCGCCGCGGCTTCCGCGGCTGCGCCCGCTGCGGGAGACCCTCCGCCCGCTGCGGGCGGCCGACGAGTTCGCCTGGTACGCGGGCGACGACCTGCCGCCCTTCCTAGCCATGGGGCGGCGCAGCGCGCTCCGCGCCGTGGAGCGGCTCCGCACCAGGTAA
- a CDS encoding GNAT family N-acetyltransferase, producing MTVTAPSPLAASPSGHTEWSAEVHRDEQALIALADDLRDLYDRSPAATPFQAYEWIKAWWGWYGARGRLRLATVRCRGRLVAAAPLAAGVRHGFPVLVPIAADQSDFTDVLLDPDYAGGAVRHLARALLDERGWCALDLREVRPGSAAHLVAAQWPRRAWRTPSSVCLELPAGGGAGFDTGIDAVLDRLPGRTAGKMRAKLRKIDVRGITAESVPADRVPDAVHALLDLHVRQWRGRPINPEHTRGRFRRHLAEAAAGMVRDGRAAVLQYRWDDRLVASDLVLIGHRHVGAYLYGALPDLRSCVDVSLMMLREDLALARDLQRQGVSLLRGDEPYKLKWRPTPVRNERIILGRTASAAAYAGLARTRAYLAERRRGGPGAHAGLSGSASPLLHD from the coding sequence ATGACCGTGACCGCGCCCTCACCACTGGCCGCCTCGCCGAGCGGCCACACCGAATGGTCTGCGGAGGTGCACCGGGACGAGCAGGCCCTCATCGCCCTGGCCGACGACCTGCGCGACCTCTACGACCGCAGCCCGGCCGCGACGCCCTTCCAGGCGTACGAGTGGATCAAGGCGTGGTGGGGCTGGTACGGGGCGCGCGGGCGGCTCCGCCTCGCCACCGTCCGGTGCCGCGGCCGGCTCGTCGCGGCGGCGCCGCTGGCGGCGGGCGTCCGGCACGGGTTCCCGGTGCTCGTCCCGATCGCCGCGGACCAGAGCGACTTCACCGACGTCCTCCTCGACCCGGACTACGCGGGCGGAGCCGTCCGGCACCTCGCCAGGGCCCTGCTGGACGAGCGCGGATGGTGCGCGCTCGACCTGCGGGAGGTCCGTCCCGGCTCGGCGGCGCACCTGGTGGCGGCGCAGTGGCCGCGCCGCGCGTGGCGGACGCCGTCCTCGGTGTGCCTCGAACTGCCCGCCGGCGGGGGCGCCGGTTTCGACACGGGCATCGACGCCGTCCTGGACCGGCTCCCGGGCCGCACCGCCGGGAAGATGCGCGCCAAGCTCCGCAAGATCGACGTGCGCGGCATCACGGCGGAGAGCGTTCCCGCGGACCGCGTCCCGGACGCCGTGCACGCGCTTCTCGACCTGCACGTCCGGCAGTGGCGGGGCCGCCCGATCAATCCCGAGCACACCCGCGGGCGGTTCCGCCGCCACCTCGCCGAGGCGGCGGCCGGGATGGTCCGCGACGGGCGCGCCGCCGTCCTGCAGTACCGGTGGGACGACCGGCTTGTCGCCAGCGACCTCGTCCTGATCGGGCACCGCCACGTCGGCGCCTACCTGTACGGCGCGCTTCCGGACCTGCGGTCCTGCGTGGACGTCTCGCTGATGATGCTGCGCGAGGACCTCGCCCTCGCCCGCGACCTGCAGCGCCAGGGCGTCAGCCTCCTGCGGGGGGACGAGCCGTACAAGCTGAAGTGGCGGCCGACGCCCGTCCGGAACGAGCGGATCATCCTCGGGCGGACCGCCTCGGCCGCCGCCTACGCCGGGCTCGCCCGGACCCGCGCGTACCTGGCGGAGCGGCGGCGCGGGGGACCGGGAGCGCACGCCGGCCTGTCCGGGAGCGCGTCCCCGCTGCTCCATGACTGA
- a CDS encoding matrixin family metalloprotease — MRDFSRTPRRPWAAPATAAATLAAAVSAALACTAFTGAGATAVRRPPTWCKPGGALTARAMPQKIKIADCDLRGRAVRGANGLTATVPSDGTSLIAYALRTDGAAELRIRVDSRAGEISIGTSGDRVPQGRPRQFRAPADACQDGAYRPQPSRWPKGTAVQWSYYAGTAGLPRDPIARGIATMAEARTDCTGAGRFTPPPDVTGRYAGQSSRPPNVTGAAACGTRDRANTFGWLAMPSAETPVLAATCSWFSGATTVETDMAVQARGKRWWTGGTCPSGSYSAEAVAAHEAGHVFGLSHVEGAEHRMLTMTPSLASCDNGPATLGKGDYDGLIALYGGR, encoded by the coding sequence ATGCGTGACTTTTCTCGGACGCCCCGGCGGCCATGGGCGGCACCGGCGACAGCGGCGGCCACCCTGGCGGCGGCGGTGTCGGCCGCCCTGGCGTGCACGGCGTTCACGGGAGCCGGGGCCACCGCGGTCCGGCGCCCGCCCACCTGGTGCAAGCCCGGCGGGGCGCTCACCGCCCGCGCGATGCCACAGAAGATCAAGATCGCCGACTGCGACCTGCGCGGACGGGCGGTGCGCGGCGCGAACGGGCTCACGGCGACGGTCCCGTCCGACGGGACCAGCCTGATCGCGTACGCGCTGCGCACCGACGGCGCCGCCGAGCTGCGCATCCGGGTGGACTCCCGGGCGGGCGAGATCAGCATCGGCACGTCCGGCGACCGGGTGCCGCAGGGCAGGCCGCGCCAGTTCCGGGCGCCGGCGGACGCGTGCCAGGACGGCGCGTACCGTCCCCAGCCCAGCAGGTGGCCGAAGGGCACCGCCGTCCAGTGGAGCTACTACGCCGGGACGGCCGGCCTGCCGAGGGATCCCATCGCCAGGGGCATCGCCACCATGGCCGAGGCCCGCACCGACTGCACGGGCGCGGGACGCTTCACGCCCCCGCCGGACGTGACCGGGCGCTACGCGGGCCAGAGCAGCCGGCCCCCGAACGTGACGGGCGCGGCCGCCTGCGGGACCCGGGACCGGGCCAACACGTTCGGCTGGCTGGCCATGCCGAGCGCGGAGACCCCGGTCCTCGCGGCGACCTGCTCGTGGTTCTCCGGCGCGACGACGGTCGAGACGGACATGGCGGTGCAGGCGCGGGGCAAGCGGTGGTGGACCGGCGGGACGTGCCCGTCCGGGAGCTACTCCGCCGAGGCGGTCGCGGCGCACGAGGCGGGCCATGTCTTCGGCCTCTCCCACGTCGAGGGCGCCGAGCACCGCATGCTCACGATGACGCCGTCCCTCGCGTCCTGCGACAACGGCCCCGCCACGCTCGGCAAGGGCGACTACGACGGACTGATCGCTCTCTACGGCGGACGCTGA
- a CDS encoding glycosyltransferase produces the protein MTDPRDDTALRILHVSQPNAGGVAVYVGQAAGDQRRRGWEVAVACPPGGDLPERCMAAGVPWLNWDAGRAPGPRTLLEALSLRRLVKGFAPDVVHLHSSKAGLAGRLLRRPLGTPTIFQPHGWSWLAATGRLDTLSRLWERAGARWSDALVCVGIGELREGMRAGVRGPYRLVRNGVDRRRFTPADADARLAARTRLGLEAAAPLAVCVGRLTRQKGQDVLVAAWPGVTARCPSAQLAIVGDGEDLDRLRRERVAGVRFVPAVEDPRDWLSASNLVVLPSRWEGLPLTALEALATGRPLVGTDIPGITEVVRPGLGALVPMEDPAALAEEMAGRLLFPGIAEREGRAAAAASAAYDIGRTVALLAAVTRDVAGFGETPAEALVDARAVAGGPVHGGLGGVTGLAGGLEGGPIDEVTDGAAGEGAAGGVGMGGVGAGAVGAEGTGSADPGAAGAAGAEAAGAEAAGVGVKGPLPGGGGAVTPPNSSR, from the coding sequence ATGACTGACCCGCGGGACGACACCGCGCTGCGGATCCTGCACGTGAGCCAGCCGAACGCGGGCGGGGTCGCCGTCTACGTCGGGCAGGCGGCCGGCGACCAGCGCCGGCGCGGCTGGGAGGTGGCCGTCGCCTGCCCGCCGGGCGGCGACCTGCCCGAACGGTGCATGGCGGCGGGGGTGCCCTGGCTCAACTGGGACGCCGGGCGCGCCCCCGGCCCCCGCACCCTGCTGGAGGCGCTGAGCCTCCGCCGCCTGGTGAAGGGCTTCGCCCCGGACGTCGTGCACCTGCACTCCTCGAAGGCGGGCCTGGCCGGGCGGCTGCTGCGCCGCCCGCTCGGCACGCCCACGATCTTCCAGCCGCACGGCTGGTCGTGGCTCGCCGCCACCGGCCGGCTGGACACCCTCAGCCGCCTGTGGGAGCGCGCCGGAGCCCGGTGGAGCGACGCCCTGGTCTGCGTCGGGATCGGCGAGCTGCGCGAGGGCATGCGCGCGGGCGTGCGCGGGCCGTACCGGCTCGTCCGCAACGGCGTCGACCGGCGCCGGTTCACGCCCGCCGACGCCGACGCGCGCCTCGCCGCCCGGACCCGGCTCGGCCTGGAGGCGGCCGCGCCGCTCGCGGTGTGCGTCGGACGGCTGACCCGGCAGAAGGGTCAGGACGTCCTGGTCGCGGCGTGGCCGGGCGTCACCGCGCGCTGCCCCTCCGCCCAGCTCGCCATCGTCGGCGACGGCGAGGACCTGGACCGGCTGCGCCGCGAGCGGGTGGCCGGGGTCCGGTTCGTCCCGGCGGTGGAGGACCCGCGGGACTGGCTCTCGGCGTCCAACCTCGTCGTGCTGCCGTCCCGGTGGGAGGGCCTGCCACTGACCGCGCTGGAGGCGCTGGCCACCGGGCGCCCCCTCGTCGGGACGGACATCCCGGGCATCACCGAGGTCGTCCGTCCGGGCCTGGGCGCGCTGGTGCCCATGGAGGACCCCGCGGCGCTCGCCGAGGAGATGGCCGGGCGGCTGCTGTTCCCCGGCATCGCCGAGCGGGAGGGGCGCGCGGCGGCCGCCGCGTCCGCCGCCTACGACATCGGCCGGACGGTGGCGCTCCTCGCGGCCGTCACCCGCGACGTCGCCGGGTTCGGGGAGACCCCCGCGGAGGCCCTGGTGGACGCGCGGGCGGTGGCGGGCGGCCCCGTCCACGGCGGCCTCGGTGGCGTCACCGGCTTGGCGGGCGGCCTGGAGGGCGGCCCGATCGACGAGGTGACGGACGGCGCCGCGGGTGAGGGCGCCGCCGGCGGGGTCGGCATGGGTGGGGTCGGTGCGGGTGCGGTCGGTGCGGAGGGCACCGGATCGGCCGATCCCGGGGCGGCCGGGGCCGCCGGGGCGGAGGCGGCCGGAGCGGAGGCGGCCGGTGTCGGGGTGAAGGGGCCCTTGCCCGGCGGTGGCGGGGCGGTCACGCCGCCGAACAGCTCCCGGTAG
- a CDS encoding chaplin family protein produces MRIWSRNTGRAALVAASALAVGTAFATAVPANAAESAFGGGHGGGRGVDMTSAGNFGLLNGTQVFAPISIPVNVCGNAVAVAGLSRAQCKGGASVKESGYRHAGGSAYRTAGDWDGGGWGGDHGGRGVDMTSAGNFGLLNGTQVFAPISIPVDVCGNAVGVLGAAQAACKGGASVKRTGDPKVKMTSKGNFGAANGTQAYIPIKAPINACGNAVSLLGLAEAQCKGGATVEEGHGHKELPPTLRTPKKKPYKPSKHRPAAKHKKLPSTMRSEGSRIANTAPKTAPNYRRADALPAVKGFVDGLRRTVKVPGVDVKPGQIGPKVPAGKDAPVNLGTPILH; encoded by the coding sequence ATGCGTATCTGGTCCAGGAACACCGGCCGCGCCGCTCTGGTGGCCGCGAGCGCCCTCGCCGTCGGAACCGCCTTCGCCACCGCGGTCCCGGCCAACGCCGCCGAGTCCGCGTTCGGCGGCGGTCACGGCGGCGGCCGCGGCGTCGACATGACGAGCGCCGGCAACTTCGGGCTGCTGAACGGCACCCAGGTGTTCGCGCCGATCAGCATCCCCGTCAACGTCTGCGGCAACGCCGTCGCGGTCGCCGGGCTCTCGCGGGCCCAGTGCAAGGGCGGCGCGTCCGTCAAGGAGAGCGGCTACCGGCACGCCGGAGGCTCGGCCTACCGGACGGCCGGCGACTGGGACGGCGGCGGCTGGGGCGGCGACCACGGCGGCCGCGGCGTCGACATGACGAGCGCCGGCAACTTCGGGCTGCTGAACGGCACCCAGGTGTTCGCGCCGATCAGCATCCCCGTCGACGTCTGCGGCAACGCCGTCGGCGTGCTCGGCGCCGCGCAGGCCGCGTGCAAGGGCGGCGCGTCCGTCAAGCGGACCGGCGACCCCAAGGTGAAGATGACGAGCAAGGGCAACTTCGGCGCCGCGAACGGCACCCAGGCCTACATCCCGATCAAGGCCCCGATCAACGCGTGCGGCAACGCCGTCTCGCTGCTCGGCCTCGCGGAGGCGCAGTGCAAGGGCGGGGCGACCGTCGAGGAAGGGCACGGGCACAAGGAGCTGCCGCCCACCCTGCGGACGCCGAAGAAGAAGCCCTACAAGCCGTCCAAGCACCGTCCGGCCGCCAAGCACAAGAAGCTGCCCTCGACGATGCGCTCGGAAGGCTCCCGCATCGCGAACACCGCGCCGAAAACCGCCCCGAACTACCGCCGCGCGGACGCCCTGCCGGCCGTCAAGGGGTTCGTGGACGGGCTCAGGAGGACCGTGAAGGTGCCCGGAGTCGACGTCAAGCCCGGTCAGATCGGCCCGAAGGTGCCCGCGGGCAAGGACGCGCCCGTCAACCTCGGCACTCCGATCCTGCACTGA
- a CDS encoding class E sortase — MLDRKSLFAAALAACCAVPVTGVVTGAHAAPAVATAPAAVTASRPRAGALIAQIRIKRMGLKMGVRQGVSEAVLRRGAGHYPGTALPGHEGNAVLLGHRTTWRAPFYQLDRMRRGDRIVLRVGRRSYVYRVRTKRVIDPRDRRALEPVPFRRASAPHGRYLTLVTCTPKGSDRHRLVVVGKIDPKR; from the coding sequence ATGCTCGACCGAAAGTCCCTGTTCGCGGCGGCTCTCGCCGCGTGCTGTGCCGTGCCCGTCACCGGCGTCGTGACCGGGGCGCACGCCGCTCCGGCGGTGGCCACCGCTCCGGCGGCGGTCACCGCGTCCCGGCCGCGGGCCGGCGCGCTGATCGCGCAAATCCGGATCAAGCGGATGGGCCTGAAGATGGGCGTCAGGCAGGGTGTCAGCGAGGCGGTGCTGCGGCGCGGCGCCGGGCACTACCCGGGGACGGCGCTCCCCGGGCACGAGGGCAACGCCGTCCTGCTCGGCCACCGGACGACCTGGCGCGCCCCGTTCTACCAGCTCGACAGGATGCGGCGCGGCGACCGGATCGTCCTGCGGGTGGGCCGCAGATCCTACGTGTACCGGGTGCGGACCAAGCGCGTGATCGACCCCCGGGACCGGCGGGCCCTGGAGCCGGTGCCGTTCAGGCGGGCCAGCGCGCCCCACGGCAGGTACCTCACGCTCGTCACCTGCACGCCCAAGGGTTCGGACCGGCACCGCCTCGTCGTGGTCGGCAAGATCGACCCCAAGCGCTGA